From a single Kryptolebias marmoratus isolate JLee-2015 linkage group LG17, ASM164957v2, whole genome shotgun sequence genomic region:
- the LOC108237086 gene encoding NADPH oxidase organizer 1, translating to MSADQRFVLSARIIGGVRRDKPKLKMFMVSVLWSDEAEVIIYRSFPDFRKFHRELKKKFPNFKPFRKNDRMIPKFNGKARRSSLQQKGSKKSVRQMKFLESYCAKLLNCDPTVTQSSEVTRFFTPKDHDLQTDFTKNTVMIMMTDDLTDKEHGNGGARHSVGNVTHPFVTQTYRCVASYETKDTKNRPFKVAVDEKLDVLIKDPAGWWLVENESKKLAWFPAPYLEVLDGEEEDDDGYVGGSLYCAVKNYSTKKVDEVSVSIGSVVDVLRKSEDGWWLIRFNGKVGYIPSMYLQPYNNPRAGFHGLHRKMHSSSLNLATSREPQVSFPPRSSEENSFQQVSEGPSIPARFQRAQSLDVLSDALLQTQSERGGAASGSTDSIFSNLSSSSDSSLSLKAEPQSPKSSPVSPEGSPVSPEQPDLSPSSASIPDLSLSVRRSSNTSTASSPSTESTESARSTKSEAAPAAPRVPPRPKTEEILTRCTSMTRKAAMVNKTLLQNRPQPIYSR from the exons ATGTCCGCAGATCAGCGATTTGTTCTTAGTGCCCGCATCATCGGAGGAGTCCGCAGGGACAAGCCGAAACTCAAG ATGTTCATGGTGtctgtcctgtggtctgatgaagcGGAGGTGATCATCTACAGATCCTTCCCCGACTTCAGGAAGTTTCAT agggaattaaaaaagaagtttcCTAACTTTAAACCTTTTCGCAAAAACGACAGAATGATCCCGAAATTCAACG GAAAGGCCAGAAGGAGCAGCCTCCAGCAGAAAGGATCCAAGAAGTCGGTCAGGCAAATGAAGTTCCTGGAGAGTTACTGCGCCAAGCTTCTCAACTGTGACCCCACTGTGACGCAGAGTTCAGAGGTCACGCGCTTTTTCACCCCCAAGGACCACGACCTGCAGACGGACTTCACCAAGAACAC TGTCATGATCATGATGACCGATGACCTGACGGACAAAGAACACGGGAACGGCGGTGCTCGCCACTCTGTGGGGAACGTCACCCACCCGTTTGTCACCCAGACGTACCGCTGCGTGGCGTCTTACGAGACCAAGGACACCAAAAACAGGCCGTTTAAGGTCGCCGTAGACGAGAAGCTGGACGTCCTGATCAAAGACCCCGCAG GTTGGTGGCTGGTGGAGAACGAGAGCAAGAAGCTGGCTTGGTTTCCTGCTCCCTACCTGGAGGTCCtggatggagaggaggaggatgacgaTGGATACGTGGGAG GTTCTCTGTACTGCGCCGTGAAGAATTACTCTACCAAGAAAGTGGATGAGGTGTCTGTATCCATTGGCTCCGTGGTGGACGTGCTCAGGAAGTCCGAAGACGGCTGGTGGCTCATCAG GTTCAATGGCAAAGTTGGTTACATCCCATCGATGTACCTGCAGCCATACAACAACCCACGGGCGGGTTTCCATGGCCTGCACAGGAAGATGCACAGTTCCTCCCTAAACCTGGCAACCAGCAGAGAACCCCAGGTTTCTTTTCCACCAAGAAGCAGCGAAGAAAACAGTTTCCAACAAGTCTCTGAGGGTCCCAGCATCCCAGCTCGCTTCCAAAGGGCTCAGTCCCTAGATGTCCTCTCCGATGCTCTGCTGCAGACACAGTCAGAGAGGGGCGGCGCCGCATCAGGCAGCACCGACTCCATCTTCTCCAACCTGTCCTCCAGCAGCGATTCCTCCTTGAGTTTAAAAGCGGAGCCACAGAGCCCCAAGAGCAGTCCCGTCAGCCCCGAGGGCAGTCCCGTCAGCCCTGAGCAGCCCGACCTCAGTCCCAGCTCAGCCAGCATCCCCGATCTGAGTCTCTCTGTCCGCCGCAGTTCTAACACCAGCACCGCCTCCAGCCCCAGCACCGAGAGCACTGAATCTGCCAGGTCCACCAAGAGCGAGGCGGCCCCAGCCGCGCCACGAGTTCCCCCCAGACCCAAGACCGAAGAGATCCTGACCCGCTGCACCTCCATGACACGCAAGGCCGCCATGGTCAACAAGACCCTCCTTCAGAATCGGCCACAGCCCATTTACAGCCGTTAG